In Silene latifolia isolate original U9 population chromosome 3, ASM4854445v1, whole genome shotgun sequence, a single window of DNA contains:
- the LOC141646558 gene encoding IRK-interacting protein-like, whose product MAAALNNNVEGGVIIDRQEIKEAIAKAVELRALHAALKQGNSPAHLKLLSSVSSSPPPPSQFSSHDYPIFTPSYEDEPLPGYVHLQTLSQTLGESWEDNRVEENRNELPAESLQLSNYTRPNVTLKKGLPPGLANMNNHICPGDDTKSVTSSCTNHISFIPNSPGSEFYKSRRRNSLGDFKSVSSCNNCKPAIISTDHDNTSIIVPLTDSHAAMNPSQTKSRGLRFSWLFPRLKRRPKNDISSPVRTESEVVSQVLKGFSAVPIEALKKELIDANQKRDAALREVSDMRSSFGELRKKLETLESYCEELQKALLANSISKRGKLSDVKNGDGLMPVSEEVMIEGFLQVVSEARLSVKQFCKTLLEEIDESDEQLSDNLNLLLKPYKLSLSPRYSKAVSYHLEAIINQTLYQDFENCIFQKNGTPKFLDPQQNRLAEFQSFAALRNLSWNEVLKKGTKYYSEEFSKFCDQKMSCIILTLNWTRPWSETLLQSFFVAAKCIWLLHLLAFSFYPTLTILRVEESRAFDRDYMEDIFIEKQKMQNQRRVKVMVMPGFYVQDKILRCKVLCRYKSVA is encoded by the exons ATGGCTGCTGCATTAAACAATAACGTAGAGGGTGGCGTGATTATTGATAGGCAAGAAATAAAGGAAGCCATTGCTAAAGCAGTGGAGCTAAGAGCATTACATGCAGCATTGAAGCAAGGAAACAGTCCCGCACATCTCAAATTGCTGTCTTCTGTTTCTTCGTCGCCGCCTCCTCCTTCCCAGTTCTCGTCACATGATTATCCTATTTTTACACCT AGTTATGAAGATGAACCCTTACCAGGCTACGTCCATTTACAAACTCTGAGCCAAACATTAGGCGAAAGTTGGGAAGACAACAGAGTAGAGGAGAATCGGAATGAGCTTCCCGCTGAAAGTCTCCAACTGTCAAACTATACTAGACCAAATGTTACATTAAAGAAGGGACTTCCACCTGGATTAGCAAACATGAACAACCATATATGCCCTGGAGATGATACTAAATCGGTCACTAGCTCGTGTACGAATCACATCTCATTTATACCAAATTCACCAGGAAGTGAATTTTATAAGTCAAGGAGGAGAAACAGCTTAGGTGACTTCAAATCTGTATCTTCCTGCAATAACTGTAAACCTGCAATTATTAGCACCGATCATGATAACACGAGTATTATAGTGCCACTAACAGATTCTCATGCTGCTATGAACCCATCTCAAACCAAATCTCGAGGGTTGAGGTTTTCATGGCTGTTTCCTCGGCTAAAAAGAAGGCCGAAGAATGATATCAGCTCACCTGTTAGAACAGAATCTGAAGTAGTATCCCAAGTACTTAAGGGTTTTAGTGCAGTACCAATAGAAGCCCTAAAGAAAGAGCTGATTGACGCAAATCAGAAGAGGGATGCAGCTCTGAGAGAGGTTTCAGACATGAGATCTTCCTTTGGGGAGCTGAGAAAAAAGCTTGAAACATTGGAATCCTATTGTGAGGAGCTACAGAAGGCTTTATTGGCTAATAGCATTTCAAAGAGAGGAAAATTGTCCGATGTCAAAAATGGGGACGGTTTGATGCCGGTTAGTGAGGAAGTGATGATTGAAGGGTTTTTACAGGTTGTATCAGAAGCAAGATTGTCTGTGAAGCAGTTCTGCAAGACACTCTTGGAGGAGATTGACGAAAGCGATGAGCAATTATCTGATAATTTAAACCTGCTTTTGAAGCCCTATAAACTTTCCTTAAGTCCAAGGTATTCAAAGGCGGTTTCTTACCACCTGGAAGCCATTATAAATCAGACATTGTATCAGGATTTTGAGAACTGTATTTTTCAGAAAAATGGGACGCCAAAGTTCCTTGATCCTCAGCAAAATCGACTAGCAGAATTCCAGTCCTTTGCAGCATTGAGAAATTTGAGTTGGAATGAGGTGCTCAAAAAAGGTACAAAGTATTACAGCGAAGAGTTTAGTAAGTTTTGTGATCAGAAAATGAGTTGCATAATACTGACACTTAATTGGACGAGACCTTGGTCGGAAACACTGCTTCAGTCTTTCTTTGTTGCAGCAAAATGTATCTGGTTGTTGCACTTGCTCGCGTTTTCTTTCTATCCAACATTAACCATCTTAAGGGTGGAAGAGAGTAGAGCGTTTGATCGTGACTATATGGAAGATATATTCATTGAGAAGCAGAAAATGCAGAATCAAAGAAGGGTTAAAGTGATGGTTATGCCTGGGTTTTATGTCCAGGATAAGATTCTTAGGTGTAAGGTTTTATGTAGGTACAAATCTGTAGCATAA